From Micromonospora carbonacea:
CCCGGGTCGAGCAGGCCGCCGGCCGCGCCGCCACGCTCGCCGCCGGAACGCGGGCCGCCGCGCACGCCGCCGCCGGAACGCGGGCCGCCGCGCACGCCGCCGCCGGAACGCCGGCGCCCACCCCCACCGACCTGGGGTACGCCGCCGCGCGGCGCGCCGTCCGGGTGGAGGGCGACGTCGTCGGGCTGGGCCGGCCCCTCGTCGTACGGCTGGAAGCCGCGACCACGATCGCGCAGGGGCGGGTGCCGTGGGGCCTCGGCCCGCACCTGGCCGGGTCGGAGGAGATCCGGGTGGTGGCCGCCGAGGCGGACGCGGCGGCCCTGCGCGCCCACGCCGGGGAGCGGCCGATCGTGCTGGTCGGCCGGCACCTGCACCGGCTGCCGGGCGGCGCGGCGCTGGTGGACGCGCTGGCCGCCGCGCACCCGGTGGTCGTGGTCGAGATGGGCTGGCCGGGGCGGTGGCGGCCGGCGGGGGCGCGCGCGTTCGTCACCACGTACGGCGCGAGCCACGCCAACGGCCACGCGGCGGCCCGGGCGCTGGGCCTGACCGGCTGACGGCCGGCCGCCCGACTTCCTGACCGCCCGCCGCCCGCCTTCGGGCCGGCCGGGGCGCACCCCGCCGCCGACCCACTCTTGAACGCGTTCAAGTCGTGCCCTACGCTGAGCACGACCTGATTTTGAACGTGTTCAAGAAAGGTGCCGGGATGGACGTCAAGGTCTGGATGTACCTGGTCTACCTCGCGGTCAGCATCGGCCTGACCGTCTGGGTGGCGCGGTCGCTGTCCCGCAACGGGCTGGTCTTCCTGGAGGAGGTCTTCGCCGACGAGCGGCTGGCCCGCGCCGTGAACAGCCTCCTGGTCGTCGGCTTCTACCTGCTCAACCTCGGCTACGTCACGGTGGCGATGCGACACCGCGACCCGGTCACCGGCACCAGCGAGGCGATGGAGGAGCTGTCCCTGAAGGTGGGGCTGGTGCTGCTGGTGCTCGGCGCGCTGCACTTCTTCAACGTGTTCGCGCTCGGCCGCTACCGCCGGGGCCGGCTGCGCCAGCTCGCCACGCACCCCCCGGTGGCACCCGTCGCCCGGCTCGCCCCGCCACCCGCCCGGCCCGGCCCGCACGCGCCGCACGTGCCGTACCCGGTCGCCCCGCAGCCCACCGGCCCGCAGCCCGCCGGGCCCCCGGCCGCCCCGCACGGTGGCGCGCCCGGCACCGGGCCGGTCCCGCCGGCGCGATGAGCGGACACCCGGCCGTTCCGGCGGGCGACGCCGGTCCCACCGCGCACGGGGGCGGTGGGACCGGCGGCCTCACCGTCCTCTACGACGCGCACTGCCCGCTGTGCCGGGCCGCCCGGCGCTGGCTGGCCACGCGCGCCCAGCTCGTACCCCTGGAGTTCGTGCCGGCCGGGTCGGTCGAGGCCCGGCGGCGCTTCCCGGGCCTCGACCACGACGCCACGCTGCGGGACCTGACCGTGGTGGCCGACACCGGCGAGGTGTACGCGGGCGACGGGGCCTGGTTCGCCTGCCTGTGGGCGCTGGCGGACCACCGGGCCACGGCCGAGCGGCTGGCCCGGCCGCACCTGATGCCGCTGGCCCGGCGGGTGGTGGCGACCGCCTCGTCGATCCGTGCGCTGGTCCGCGAGGAGTGGGACGGATCGGCCGGCCCCGAACCGGGATACGGTGACGACGATGACCGAGCAGACTGCGCCGACGACCGCTGCGGGCGAGGCGGCGACCGTCCGGGGTGAGCAGACGCGGCGGCTCATCCTGGACACCGCGCTGCGGATGTTCCGGGAGCGCGGCTACGCCCGCACCACCATGCGGGCCATCGCCCAGGAGGCGGGCGTCGCGGTCGGCAACGCGTACTACTACTTCGGCTCCAAGGACCACCTGATCCAGGAGTTCTACGCGGGCACGCAGGTGGAGCACCGGGCCGCCGCGGCGGCGGTGCTGGCGCGGGAGTCCGGGTTCGGGCAACGGCTGGCCGGGGTGCTGCACGCGGGCCTCGACGTGCTCACCCCGTACCACGAGTTCGCCGGGACGTTCTTCAAGACCGCGGCCGAGCCGACGTCGCCGCTGAGCCCGTTCTCCGCCGAGTCCGCCGCGCCCCGGCAGGCGTCGGTGGCGCTGTTCCGCGAGGTGCTCGACGGCTCGACCGCGAAGGTCGACCCCGAGCTGCGCCCGGAGCTGCCCGAGCTGCTCTGGCTGGCGTACCTGGGGATGATCCTCTACTGGGTGCACGACCGCTCCCCCGGGCAGGCGAAGACCCGGCAGCTCGTCGACGGGGCGGTGCCGCTGGTCGACCGCCTCGTCGGCCTGTCCCGGCTCCGGGTGCTGCGCCCGGCCACCCGCCAGGCGATCACCCTGATCCGCACGCTGCGTCACTGACCCTCGGGCGTCAGGTTTCGCTCATCCGCAGGTCAAGTCCACTAGACGACACCCCCGACCCGCCGACACCCCTTGCCCACCGCCAATCTCGTTACGTAGCGTCATGGGCGGAACAGCGGCCGGCGGAGCGACCGGCCGCCCCATGGGGAGGGCCTGGGGGGAGGCCGCGCGGATCGTGGATCCGGCCCGGGATCCACGATCCGCGCCGCGCCCTACCGCCCCAACTTGCCACCCTTTATGGATAGCTGTCGTTGATTCGACAGCTTTTCGGCATCGACGCGAGAGCTGACCTTTGGGATGCTTTGCGTCATTGACACGCTCTGATCCATCGGTTCCCGATCCTTCCCCATCGCAGGATCCCGCTGGTTTCCGGCGAGCGGAAGGAAGGGGCCCCGGCCCGCCAGGCTTTGGCATCGTCCTGTCCGCCTGCCGGTCCGTCCCGTCCGGCAAGACAGACCGAAGGGAGCCATCGTGCGTCACGTCCGCAGGGTGCTTGCACTCGTCCTGTCCACGGTGACCATGAGCGGCGCATTCGTTGTCGCCCTCGCGTCACCCTCGCAGGCCGCCGTGTCCTGTTCCGGGACTGTCACCTACAGCGAGAGCTACGGTCCCGGCGAATTGACGATCTTCTACAACACCTCCAACGGCGGCACGAACAGCGCCTGCTTCTACCACAAGGGCGCGGCGTACGGCGTCGCCGCACCGACCTACGTACGCGCGTACCGATGCACGCAGCAGTCCGGCGAGGGGCAGCCATGCACGGTGGCGGCCAGTTCCAGCGAGGACTTCGGAAACTACGCCTACTACGCCGGGCCGCGAGGCGTCACGGGCACCGCGAACTACTGCGTCGCCGCGGTCGGCTACATCGACTGGCAGGGTTACCGGTACACGATCAGCAGCGGGCGACAGGGCTGTTGACCCGACTGGGCTGACCGGGGACGCCGGCCGGGGCCGGGACGCCCGCCTACGGCGGATAGACCCCGTACGACCGCCAGCCCCGGTCCGGGAAGCCGGCGGCCTCCGCCACCCGCGCCGACGCGCCGTTGGCCGGGTCGTGCCGGTAGGTGGGCACGGCCCCCTCGTCGAGCACCCGCCGGGCGGCCTGGGCCACCAGCCGCCGGGCCAGCCCCCGGCCCCGGGCGGCCCGCACCGTGCCGACGGCCAGCTCGTGACCGTGCGCGTCGTGCCGCTTGATCGCCACGCCGGCCAGGTACCGCCCGTCGGCGTCCCGCACCACCAGCACCTCGCGGTCGAACAGCCCCAGCCACCGGGGCAGCCCCGGCTCGGTCGGCGCGACCCACTCCCCCACCTCCGGCAGCGGGGCCGGGGCCAGGGTCCACCGGAACACGTCGTCGTTGGGCACCCAGCGGGGGTGGGTGACGGCACCCGGCAGGCCGGCGAGCAGCCGCCGGTGCGACCGGGCGGCGAGCGCCCGGACGGCCGGGACGTGCCGGGGCGCGACCGAGAGCACCGTGCCGTGCCCGTCGCCGACCGCGATCGCCGGGCGGAGCCGGCCGTCCCAGGCGGGCAGGTCACGCCGGTACGAGCCGACCACGTGCAGCCCCGGCCCCGGCGGCCACCGCCCGAGCCAGGTCACGAGGTGCAGGTACAGCCGCCGGTCGCCCACCGGTCGCCTCCCTCCGCCGCGCCCGCCGGGGGCGCCGACATGATCACGGTACGCCGGTGGGCGCGCAGCCGTGCGCGGGTTGGTGGGGGCCCGGGGGTGGGCGGCCGGGCAGCGGGGCCGCCGACGACGGGCGGCGCGCCGTCACAC
This genomic window contains:
- a CDS encoding thiol-disulfide oxidoreductase DCC family protein; amino-acid sequence: MSGHPAVPAGDAGPTAHGGGGTGGLTVLYDAHCPLCRAARRWLATRAQLVPLEFVPAGSVEARRRFPGLDHDATLRDLTVVADTGEVYAGDGAWFACLWALADHRATAERLARPHLMPLARRVVATASSIRALVREEWDGSAGPEPGYGDDDDRADCADDRCGRGGDRPG
- a CDS encoding GNAT family N-acetyltransferase, which codes for MGDRRLYLHLVTWLGRWPPGPGLHVVGSYRRDLPAWDGRLRPAIAVGDGHGTVLSVAPRHVPAVRALAARSHRRLLAGLPGAVTHPRWVPNDDVFRWTLAPAPLPEVGEWVAPTEPGLPRWLGLFDREVLVVRDADGRYLAGVAIKRHDAHGHELAVGTVRAARGRGLARRLVAQAARRVLDEGAVPTYRHDPANGASARVAEAAGFPDRGWRSYGVYPP
- a CDS encoding TetR family transcriptional regulator; amino-acid sequence: MTEQTAPTTAAGEAATVRGEQTRRLILDTALRMFRERGYARTTMRAIAQEAGVAVGNAYYYFGSKDHLIQEFYAGTQVEHRAAAAAVLARESGFGQRLAGVLHAGLDVLTPYHEFAGTFFKTAAEPTSPLSPFSAESAAPRQASVALFREVLDGSTAKVDPELRPELPELLWLAYLGMILYWVHDRSPGQAKTRQLVDGAVPLVDRLVGLSRLRVLRPATRQAITLIRTLRH